One Alphaproteobacteria bacterium genomic window carries:
- a CDS encoding BolA family transcriptional regulator, with translation MRIKQVLSAALRDCALTITNDSAKHAKHKENPGGEETHLIIRVISTHFQGMSRIARHRYIHSLLAAEFHTGLHAITLILLAPEEKVLALKEPHN, from the coding sequence ATGCGAATAAAACAAGTTTTGTCGGCTGCACTCAGGGATTGCGCTCTCACCATTACAAATGATTCTGCCAAACATGCTAAACACAAGGAAAATCCCGGTGGTGAAGAAACGCACCTGATAATCAGGGTTATCAGTACTCACTTTCAGGGTATGAGCCGGATTGCACGTCACCGCTATATTCACAGCTTACTAGCAGCCGAATTTCATACGGGATTGCATGCTATCACACTGATTCTGCTTGCTCCTGAAGAAAAGGTTCTTGCTCTCAAGGAACCCCATAACTAG